From the genome of Candidatus Hydrogenedentota bacterium:
AGCGGTGCAAATCCAAGCAGCAGCGCATTCGACACATGGATGACATCGGGCTTTTCCTGTGCGCCGATCCATTCCATGAAACGTTCGTATTCCTTTTTCTGGTTTCCTTCTCTGCCGTTCAACATCGAGAGCGTCATTGCACCCAAGTCCGCGGCCTTGGTCGTTCCCTCGCGCGAGGCCGCGCGGCGAAGTATCCAACGCGCGTCGAGAAGACGTTCGATCCAGCGAGGCGCTTTTCTGAACAGGGGAATGCGTTCGCGAAGATAGGCATTGATGCCGCCGAAAAAGATGGGCGCGTCGCTCTCGGCGGCCATTTGCTGATCGAACATCGGCAAATACAAAGGAACGATGATCACGTCATGACCCTGCTTGCGCAAGGCCCGGACAATCGCGTAATCGCGCAGGCAATTCTGGCAGTAGAAACTGCCGCCGCTGCCCGGTACAAGATAAAGAATTCTCATGACGTCTCTTCCGCATCCCGATAGGCGAGCGCCGCCGTCGGGCACGCGCGCACACACGCCGCGGCCACGACACCAAGCCCTTCCGCCAGCGTCGCACCCAACGCGGGACGCACGCAAGCGTCGAATCCGCGGCCCGCGATCGTCATGCCCGGACGCACGCCCGCCGATCGCGTCAACTCGACGCATATCCCGCATTTGATGCACTTGCCCGGTTCGAAAATGATGGTATCGGATTGCGCGATCGGTTTGACGAAGGGACGCGGAATGGTCCGTTTGAGGCGCGGCCCGAGTCCGTATTCCGTGGCGTATTGCCGCAACCTGCACGAAACCCGCTTCAAACAGTCGCAATGCAGGCAGCGCCCTGCGTCGTTCAGGGCCGTATTCCGCAGGCGATCAACGGCATAGTGCGGCAACTCATTCGCGTCCAGCATGCCGAGTGATGAGTTGAAAGGCCTCGCGGACAGGGGCGGCCTCTTGCGCAGGATCGCATCGGCATCGAACGCGGCCCGTTTGCCGTTGGCCACCGCGCGCACGGGCATGGATTCCTCGTCAGCGTCAAGGAGGCGCGGGTTGGATTCACGGCGGTCATTGCACGCCGCAATCACGACGTCATAGCCTTGGAGGAGGGATTCGGGCGCCACATCCGTTTCGAGATGGATTGCAACGCCTGCGGCACGGATCCCTTCGATTTCCGCGTCGAGGATTTCCCAGGGCAGCTCGGGCAGCGAACGCAACGAATCGCAGGCACGCAAGCGCTTTTCGAACACATGGCATGTGTGCCCCAATCGTGCAACGGTAAAGGCCGCGCTGAGTCCGGCCAACCCGGCTCCGACCACGGCGATCATCTTTCCCGAAACAGGCGCGTCCCTGAAAAAAGGTTGAACCGGCAGCGAAGCATGCGACGCGCGTATTCCGATGGGCGCGTCGTATTGTGCCCGGCGGCACACGCGCTCGCAGGGCGCGCTACAGATCCGGCCCAGCGTCGCGGGAAATACCAAGTCACGCCGGGCAAGCCGTGCGGCGGCATCCGCATCCCCTGCGACGATGTATCGCAACATGCGTGGAATGTCAAGCCCGGCCGGGCATGTAAGCGAACACGGCGCTTCGCAATCGCCCGCATGTTCGTTCAGCAGCATGGCGAGAACCGCCCGGCGTGCTTCACGAATTTCGTCGTCGTCGGTGATGATCGCCATGCCGTCCGTAACGCGCGCCGCGCACGACGGCAGCAGTTTGCCCGTCGCCACATCTTTTACGACGCAGATCATGCACGAGGTCAAAGGGCCGGTTTCCTTGAGATAACAAAGCGTGGGCACCTCCGCCCCCGCGAGGCGCGCCGCGTCGAGCAACGAGGCCTCTTTGGGCGCCTCGACCGATCTCCCGTTTACGATAACACGCACCATTATTCCACTCTTACCGCCTGTACTGGACAAATTTCGTAACACGCATTACAACGTACGCATTTCGTCTGGTTGATGACATGCACTTCGTAAGGCGCAGGTTGAATCGCGCCGGACGGACAGCGTTGGGCGCATTTCGTGCAACCTATGCAGTCATCCGTAATTGTATATGTGACGAGCGCCTTGCATTTGTGCGCTGGACAACGCCCCGCCGCATGTGCTTCGAATTCGTCCCGAAAGAAGCGCAGTCCGGTAAGAACCGGATTGGGCGCCGTCTTGCCAAGCCCGCAGAGGCTCTGTTTCTTTACAGCGTGCGCTATACGTTCCAGATCGTTTAGATCGGTCTTTTTTGCGCGGCCTTCGCAAAGACGTTCGAGAATGGCCAGCATCTCCTTTGTTCCAATCCGGCACGGCGCGCATTTCCCGCAGGATTCGAGTTGTGTAAACGAGAGGAAATACCGCGCCATTTCGACCATGCAATCGGTGTCGTCCATCACGACAAGCCCGCCGGATCCCATCATCGAACCCGCCTTTGCAAGCGATTCGTAGTCCACGCGCAGATCGGCGAGACAGGACGGTATGCAACCGCCCGAAGGACCGCCGACCTGCACCGCTTTCAAAGTTCGGCCGTCCGGGACGCCGCCGCCAATCTCCTCGACAATCTGTCGAAGGGCAACACCCATCGGCACCTCGATAAGTCCGCCGCGCCGGATCTTGCCCGCCAACGAAAAAACCTTGGTTCCCTTGCTGTGGCCGGAGCCTAGTGCCGCAAATGCTTCCGCGCCGTTGCGCATTATCCAGGGGACAAGCGCG
Proteins encoded in this window:
- a CDS encoding 2Fe-2S iron-sulfur cluster-binding protein — translated: MVRVIVNGRSVEAPKEASLLDAARLAGAEVPTLCYLKETGPLTSCMICVVKDVATGKLLPSCAARVTDGMAIITDDDEIREARRAVLAMLLNEHAGDCEAPCSLTCPAGLDIPRMLRYIVAGDADAAARLARRDLVFPATLGRICSAPCERVCRRAQYDAPIGIRASHASLPVQPFFRDAPVSGKMIAVVGAGLAGLSAAFTVARLGHTCHVFEKRLRACDSLRSLPELPWEILDAEIEGIRAAGVAIHLETDVAPESLLQGYDVVIAACNDRRESNPRLLDADEESMPVRAVANGKRAAFDADAILRKRPPLSARPFNSSLGMLDANELPHYAVDRLRNTALNDAGRCLHCDCLKRVSCRLRQYATEYGLGPRLKRTIPRPFVKPIAQSDTIIFEPGKCIKCGICVELTRSAGVRPGMTIAGRGFDACVRPALGATLAEGLGVVAAACVRACPTAALAYRDAEETS